One window of Deltaproteobacteria bacterium genomic DNA carries:
- a CDS encoding NAD(P)/FAD-dependent oxidoreductase — MSPEHDVEVAIVGTGFSGLGMAIQLKKAGRNDFVILEKANDVGGTWRENHYPGCACDIPSHLYSFSFEPNPNWTRRFAPQAEILNYLRSCADKYEVRPNIRFGCEVQRAEFDEDAQLWRLFTSLGVVRARHVVFGVGALSKPLLPKLRGMERFRGRAFHSAQWDHGFELAGKRVAVLGTGASAIQFVPRIVEQVERLHLFQRTAPWVLPHPDWPIGAFSRWLFRTFPVLQRLARWAIYGQHELRVLGFTQAPWIMKAARWLGEKNIRAQIPDNAELREKVRPKYLPGCKRVLMSNTYYRALARPNAEVVTGEIAEITETGVVDASGVERPVDAIIFGTGFDVQHFLTPMRIYGRGGVELNDLWQKGGVEAYRGTAIAGFPNLHTLMGPNTGLGHNSMVFMIEAQIAYVLRYMQALDAHGVKCADVRPEAQRAFNDELQRRLARTVWASGCRSWYLDEKGRNATLWPGFTFEFWWRNRHLDATAYDFEPAATSRAA, encoded by the coding sequence ATGAGCCCCGAGCACGACGTGGAGGTCGCGATTGTCGGCACCGGGTTCTCCGGGCTGGGCATGGCCATTCAGCTCAAGAAGGCCGGCCGAAACGACTTCGTGATCCTGGAGAAGGCGAACGACGTCGGCGGCACCTGGCGCGAGAACCACTACCCGGGCTGCGCGTGTGACATTCCTTCACACCTCTATTCATTTTCATTTGAGCCCAACCCGAACTGGACCCGCCGGTTTGCGCCGCAAGCGGAGATTCTCAATTACCTACGAAGCTGCGCTGACAAATACGAGGTCCGCCCGAACATCCGCTTCGGCTGCGAGGTACAGCGCGCCGAGTTCGACGAGGACGCTCAGCTCTGGCGGCTCTTCACCTCGCTCGGCGTGGTGCGCGCGCGGCATGTGGTCTTCGGCGTGGGCGCATTGAGCAAGCCGCTGCTCCCGAAGCTGCGCGGGATGGAGCGCTTTCGCGGGAGGGCGTTCCATTCCGCGCAGTGGGACCACGGCTTCGAGCTCGCCGGGAAGCGCGTGGCGGTCCTGGGCACCGGCGCGAGCGCCATCCAGTTCGTGCCGCGCATCGTGGAGCAGGTGGAGCGGCTGCATCTCTTCCAGCGCACCGCGCCCTGGGTGCTGCCCCACCCCGATTGGCCCATCGGCGCCTTCTCGCGCTGGCTCTTCCGCACGTTCCCCGTGCTGCAGCGGCTCGCGCGCTGGGCCATCTACGGACAGCACGAGCTCCGCGTGCTGGGCTTCACCCAGGCGCCGTGGATCATGAAGGCCGCGCGCTGGCTCGGCGAGAAGAACATCCGCGCGCAAATCCCTGATAATGCCGAGCTGCGCGAGAAGGTGCGGCCGAAATACCTGCCCGGCTGCAAGCGGGTGTTGATGTCGAATACCTATTACCGCGCGCTGGCCCGACCGAACGCCGAGGTGGTCACCGGAGAGATCGCCGAGATCACCGAGACGGGCGTGGTCGATGCGAGCGGAGTCGAGCGACCGGTCGACGCGATCATCTTCGGCACCGGCTTCGACGTGCAGCACTTCCTCACGCCGATGCGCATCTACGGCCGCGGCGGCGTGGAGCTGAACGATCTCTGGCAAAAGGGAGGCGTCGAGGCCTATCGGGGCACGGCCATCGCTGGCTTCCCCAACCTCCACACGCTGATGGGTCCCAACACCGGCCTGGGCCACAACTCCATGGTCTTCATGATCGAGGCGCAGATCGCGTACGTGCTGCGCTACATGCAAGCGCTCGACGCACACGGCGTGAAGTGCGCCGACGTGCGTCCGGAAGCGCAGCGCGCCTTCAACGACGAGCTCCAGCGGCGGCTGGCGCGCACGGTGTGGGCCTCCGGCTGCCGGAGCTGGTACCTCGATGAGAAGGGCCGCAACGCCACGCTCTGGCCGGGCTTCACCTTCGAGTTCTGGTGGCGCAACCGCCACCTGGACGCCACCGCCTACGACTTCGAACCTGCCGCGACCTCCCGCGCGGCCTGA
- a CDS encoding metal-dependent hydrolase — MDTRTAVDIPVRNLEFALDPVAMRHWHGGRKAVTAFFDNLSLFFPAGERFFVASVKAHQECVTEPQLRHDVRAFCGQEGLHTREHVRYNRMLEAQGYPAARLEARTERILKRVTRVVPARRRLAATCALEHFTAALAHGVLSDPRLLEGANPTMAALWTWHAAEESEHKAVAFDVFKAAGGTYLERAWVMVATTLMFWALVFDQQIQMMRADGTLFSLREWSSLFVFLWVRPGGLRKMWRLYAAYFKPSFHPWEHDNRNLLEDWKRTYPAAPGYPLEKVSA, encoded by the coding sequence ATGGACACCCGCACCGCCGTCGACATCCCCGTCCGCAACCTCGAGTTCGCGCTCGACCCGGTCGCGATGCGCCACTGGCACGGCGGCCGAAAAGCGGTCACGGCGTTCTTCGACAACCTCTCCCTCTTCTTCCCCGCGGGCGAGCGCTTCTTCGTGGCCTCGGTGAAGGCGCACCAGGAGTGCGTCACCGAGCCGCAGCTCCGCCACGACGTGCGCGCGTTCTGCGGCCAGGAAGGCCTGCATACCCGCGAGCACGTCCGCTACAACCGCATGCTCGAGGCGCAGGGCTACCCCGCTGCGAGGCTGGAGGCGCGCACCGAGCGCATCCTCAAGCGGGTGACGCGCGTTGTGCCCGCGCGTCGCCGACTCGCCGCCACCTGCGCGCTGGAGCATTTCACCGCCGCGCTCGCCCACGGCGTGCTCAGCGATCCCCGATTGCTCGAGGGCGCCAACCCCACCATGGCCGCGCTCTGGACCTGGCACGCCGCCGAGGAGAGCGAGCACAAGGCCGTGGCCTTCGACGTCTTCAAGGCCGCGGGCGGCACCTACCTCGAGCGCGCGTGGGTGATGGTGGCCACCACGCTCATGTTCTGGGCGCTGGTCTTCGATCAGCAGATCCAGATGATGCGCGCCGACGGCACGCTCTTCTCGCTGCGCGAGTGGAGCTCGCTCTTCGTCTTCCTCTGGGTGCGGCCCGGCGGACTGCGGAAGATGTGGCGGCTCTACGCGGCCTACTTCAAGCCCAGCTTCCACCCGTGGGAGCACGACAACCGCAACCTCCTCGAAGACTGGAAGCGCACCTACCCCGCAGCGCCCGGCTACCCCCTGGAGAAGGTGAGCGCATGA
- a CDS encoding AraC family transcriptional regulator, translating to MGHAKRQREVPSFPAIHALHVAELVSRWGVETSALLKGSGLKETELSQPGVRVPVPAFVALVERARALTGEPGLGVYFGLQMRASWHGYLGLAVMTAGNVGQALELAQQFLPTQTRALAFELEVANEKASLVIREQYDLGPARDAIVLALVVGMWKLSSALTGQTLGGRAEVAFPEPGYMARLRHVAPPHLSFGAKENRLSFEARMLQTPFTSADPAALQLTREQCERELEALGFDGPFRERVRALVMRRRGGVRSLEEVCAELQMSARTLKRRLADADTSYSELLDGEREKQATALLKTTALSMDVIAERLGYSDVANFTRAYRRWTRATPGAVRRGERGRR from the coding sequence TTGGGCCACGCCAAACGCCAGCGCGAAGTCCCCTCGTTCCCGGCCATCCACGCGCTGCACGTGGCGGAGCTGGTGTCCCGCTGGGGCGTGGAGACCTCCGCGCTCTTGAAGGGCTCGGGCTTGAAGGAGACCGAGCTCTCGCAGCCGGGCGTGCGCGTGCCGGTGCCGGCGTTCGTGGCGCTGGTGGAGCGGGCGCGGGCGCTGACCGGCGAGCCAGGGCTGGGCGTCTACTTCGGGCTGCAGATGCGCGCCTCGTGGCATGGCTACCTCGGCCTCGCGGTGATGACCGCGGGCAACGTGGGCCAGGCGCTGGAGCTGGCGCAGCAGTTCTTGCCGACGCAGACGCGCGCCCTGGCCTTCGAGCTGGAGGTCGCCAACGAGAAGGCGTCGCTGGTGATCCGCGAGCAGTACGACCTCGGCCCCGCGCGCGACGCGATCGTGCTCGCGCTGGTGGTGGGCATGTGGAAGCTGAGCAGCGCGCTCACCGGTCAGACGCTGGGCGGTCGCGCGGAGGTGGCGTTCCCCGAGCCGGGCTACATGGCGCGGCTGCGTCACGTGGCGCCGCCACACCTGAGCTTCGGGGCGAAGGAGAACCGCCTGAGCTTCGAGGCGCGCATGCTGCAGACGCCGTTCACTTCGGCGGATCCGGCGGCGCTGCAGCTCACGCGGGAGCAGTGCGAGCGCGAGCTCGAGGCGCTGGGCTTCGACGGGCCGTTCCGTGAGCGGGTGAGGGCGCTGGTGATGCGTCGGCGCGGCGGGGTGCGGTCATTGGAAGAGGTTTGCGCGGAGCTGCAGATGTCGGCGCGCACGCTCAAGCGGAGATTGGCCGACGCGGACACGAGCTACTCGGAGCTCCTCGACGGCGAGCGCGAGAAGCAGGCGACCGCGCTGTTGAAGACGACCGCGCTCTCGATGGACGTGATCGCCGAGCGGCTGGGCTACTCGGACGTGGCGAACTTCACGCGCGCATACCGGCGCTGGACGCGGGCGACGCCGGGGGCAGTGCGGCGGGGAGAGCGCGGACGGCGCTGA
- a CDS encoding cobalamin-dependent protein (Presence of a B(12) (cobalamin)-binding domain implies dependence on cobalamin itself, in one of its several forms, or in some unusual lineages, dependence on a cobalamin-like analog.), translating to MASRRSLSPVLLLGAGAGEAACGILYIASYLRRGGVEAYVRVFDWDVTEDEMRTSLEALLGRVRPKVIGLSLKWFHHVYRAIQLARIIRDIDPEIRIAVGGNTAAHWWRELSALDCFDDIILGDGELPLLALCQGHPAPPNCISRKSGVKPERVPLEYVQSATNSDDVYYSHFSELFLSERDRNAFSGWIAPGKGCKENCLYCAGARKNQREDFGRLNPFVRPEGPVRRDHAEIAPHTWQIRYDFPGSTAEYLEATWAGVDLSKHLCTYFLWGLPTIEMIDALSSHFEKVYVVLDIGCFSELQRQALMSKGVLKPCPTNAELFNFIELSRKNRNVELEVSGIAGLPLASKETLREELKFAETVIAMDCVGGYQRLEAQPGALVTDRPERYDMQTEARSFSEFLSYFEQLEPGDNSVPMIRFKDRALEAEVQRTAEQVSELAWAHRTKRREVPMKATTRLRTAASSRQFTMSDWFGSHGVPARVAKEPMTVVRSTYGAYLNLTTAVSPRKFADPSLRHGEEARILQAALLTFDQPIPVPQGVTRLASSARIDAQTAREAIQFLAEGLFLQPG from the coding sequence ATGGCTTCACGTCGCTCGCTCTCACCGGTCCTCCTGCTGGGCGCCGGAGCGGGCGAAGCCGCCTGCGGAATCCTCTACATCGCGAGCTACCTGCGGCGCGGCGGCGTCGAGGCGTACGTTCGCGTCTTCGACTGGGACGTGACTGAAGACGAGATGCGCACCTCGCTCGAGGCGCTCCTCGGCCGCGTCCGTCCCAAGGTCATCGGGCTCAGCCTCAAGTGGTTCCACCACGTCTACCGGGCCATCCAGCTCGCGCGGATCATTCGGGACATCGATCCCGAAATCCGAATCGCGGTGGGCGGAAACACCGCGGCCCATTGGTGGCGCGAGCTGTCTGCCCTCGACTGCTTCGACGACATCATCCTCGGCGACGGCGAGCTCCCGCTGCTCGCGCTCTGCCAGGGCCATCCCGCGCCGCCGAACTGCATCTCGCGGAAGTCCGGCGTGAAGCCGGAGCGCGTCCCGCTCGAGTACGTGCAGTCCGCCACCAACAGCGACGACGTCTACTACTCGCACTTCTCGGAGCTCTTCCTCAGCGAGCGCGACCGCAACGCGTTCTCGGGTTGGATTGCCCCGGGTAAGGGCTGCAAGGAGAACTGTTTGTACTGTGCAGGCGCGCGGAAGAACCAGCGCGAAGACTTTGGGAGATTGAATCCCTTCGTGCGGCCTGAAGGGCCGGTGCGCCGCGACCACGCCGAGATCGCTCCGCATACTTGGCAAATTCGCTACGACTTTCCGGGCAGCACTGCCGAGTACCTCGAGGCCACCTGGGCGGGCGTCGATCTGTCGAAGCACCTGTGCACGTATTTTCTGTGGGGCCTGCCCACCATCGAGATGATCGATGCGCTCTCGAGCCACTTCGAGAAGGTCTACGTGGTGCTTGACATCGGGTGCTTCTCCGAACTCCAGCGTCAGGCGCTCATGAGTAAGGGTGTGCTCAAGCCGTGCCCGACCAATGCTGAGCTGTTCAACTTCATCGAGCTCAGTCGGAAGAATCGCAATGTGGAGCTCGAGGTCTCGGGCATCGCTGGGCTGCCGCTCGCGAGCAAGGAGACGCTGCGGGAAGAGTTGAAGTTCGCCGAGACGGTCATCGCGATGGATTGCGTGGGCGGCTATCAGCGGCTGGAGGCGCAACCCGGCGCGCTCGTCACCGACCGGCCCGAGCGCTACGACATGCAGACCGAGGCCAGGAGCTTCTCCGAGTTCCTCTCATACTTCGAGCAGCTCGAGCCCGGGGACAACTCGGTGCCCATGATTCGCTTCAAGGATCGCGCGCTGGAGGCGGAGGTCCAGCGCACGGCCGAGCAGGTGTCGGAGCTGGCGTGGGCGCATCGCACCAAGCGCCGCGAGGTGCCCATGAAGGCGACGACGCGGCTGCGCACGGCGGCCTCGAGCCGCCAATTCACCATGTCCGATTGGTTTGGGTCGCATGGTGTCCCGGCCCGGGTCGCGAAGGAGCCGATGACCGTGGTGCGCTCGACCTACGGCGCGTACCTCAACCTCACGACTGCGGTGAGCCCCCGCAAGTTCGCGGATCCGAGCTTGCGGCACGGCGAGGAGGCGCGAATTCTCCAGGCGGCGCTGTTGACGTTCGATCAGCCGATACCAGTGCCCCAGGGCGTGACGCGACTGGCTTCGAGCGCGCGGATCGATGCGCAGACTGCGCGTGAGGCGATTCAGTTCCTCGCCGAAGGGCTGTTCCTGCAGCCCGGCTGA
- a CDS encoding patatin-like phospholipase family protein, giving the protein MVLAGGSFAASAWEVGVLAGLASAGVDLRDSDLFIGTSAGARVALHLAVGTDLEALFQQQSETIRGLPSAPTLDWQSIRRECAEAKAAGGGHEAILKRFGAIALKHASLAPADLQARRETMAAQLPVQTWPEKPLSIVALNAETGARRVFNSASGANLVDVMIATTASFGSPPALIDGQHYIDGGYHSSNNVDLASGLDEVIVLSLRAPPGALALVPLDESVASLRASGKRVTVIQPDTDSEAAMTSGSPGNPAIRAPIAKAGYQQGKRLGASGLSAATL; this is encoded by the coding sequence TTGGTGCTGGCGGGCGGCAGCTTCGCCGCGAGCGCGTGGGAAGTCGGCGTGCTGGCCGGCCTGGCTTCAGCGGGAGTCGATCTTCGCGATTCCGACTTGTTCATCGGAACGTCTGCGGGAGCTCGTGTGGCCCTGCACCTCGCGGTCGGAACCGATCTGGAAGCGCTCTTCCAGCAGCAGTCCGAAACCATTCGCGGCTTGCCTTCGGCACCGACGCTCGATTGGCAAAGCATTCGCCGCGAGTGCGCCGAGGCGAAGGCGGCGGGAGGCGGCCACGAGGCGATCCTCAAGCGCTTCGGCGCGATCGCCCTGAAGCACGCGTCGCTGGCGCCCGCGGATCTGCAAGCTCGGCGAGAGACCATGGCCGCGCAGCTTCCGGTGCAGACGTGGCCCGAGAAGCCGCTGTCGATTGTCGCGCTCAACGCGGAGACCGGCGCGCGGCGCGTGTTCAACAGCGCGAGCGGAGCGAACCTCGTCGACGTGATGATCGCCACGACGGCGTCCTTCGGCTCGCCTCCTGCGTTGATCGACGGGCAGCACTACATCGACGGCGGATATCACTCGAGCAACAACGTCGATCTCGCCTCCGGACTCGACGAAGTGATCGTGCTCTCGCTGCGCGCGCCGCCGGGAGCGTTGGCGCTCGTTCCCCTCGATGAGAGCGTCGCGTCCCTGAGAGCCAGTGGAAAGCGCGTCACGGTGATTCAGCCCGACACCGACTCCGAAGCGGCCATGACCTCCGGCAGCCCCGGCAATCCGGCCATCCGCGCGCCCATCGCGAAGGCGGGATATCAGCAGGGCAAACGCCTCGGCGCCTCCGGTCTATCTGCTGCGACCTTGTGA
- a CDS encoding LysR family transcriptional regulator, producing MPRLPTSSDVADAAHGLQLLVAIADGGSFTAAASRMGLSPSAVSKAVTRVEKRLGVRLLQRTTRHVAFTDAGDAYLARGRQVLTDLEGIERETSSRDKNMRGTLRVSAPMVYGSLKVAPVLAALAREHPALDVHLKCDDRVVDMVVERVDVAVRILSALPAEVVARPLAEDRRGFYASPAYLRRARAPRSLAELASHAVIAYSSGATRQLQGRVVFGTDSILAAREAALAGLGIAELPEYLARGEVAAKSLREVLPGALPVTRKIYALYLPSRYLPPQVRAFVDALVRETSQGRSR from the coding sequence ATGCCCAGGCTCCCCACCTCGAGCGACGTCGCCGACGCAGCACACGGACTTCAACTGCTCGTCGCCATTGCGGATGGCGGTTCGTTTACGGCCGCCGCCTCGCGGATGGGGCTGTCGCCTTCGGCGGTGAGCAAGGCCGTGACGCGCGTCGAGAAGCGGCTCGGCGTTCGGCTGCTCCAACGCACGACGCGCCACGTGGCCTTCACGGACGCGGGGGATGCGTACCTCGCGCGGGGGCGGCAGGTGCTCACCGACCTCGAAGGGATCGAGCGCGAGACCTCGTCGCGCGACAAGAACATGCGCGGAACGTTGCGGGTCTCCGCGCCGATGGTGTACGGCTCGCTCAAGGTCGCGCCCGTGCTTGCCGCGCTCGCTCGCGAGCACCCGGCGCTCGATGTTCACTTGAAGTGCGACGATCGCGTGGTCGATATGGTCGTCGAGCGCGTCGACGTGGCGGTGCGCATCCTCTCTGCGCTGCCGGCCGAGGTCGTCGCGCGTCCGCTCGCCGAGGATCGGCGCGGCTTCTATGCGAGCCCTGCCTACTTGCGTCGCGCGCGCGCTCCGAGATCGCTCGCTGAGCTCGCGTCCCACGCGGTCATTGCGTACAGCAGCGGGGCCACGCGGCAACTGCAGGGTCGCGTGGTGTTTGGAACCGACAGTATCCTCGCGGCGCGAGAGGCCGCGCTCGCGGGCCTGGGCATCGCCGAGCTGCCCGAGTACCTCGCGCGCGGCGAGGTGGCAGCCAAATCCCTGCGCGAAGTTCTTCCCGGTGCGTTGCCCGTGACGCGAAAGATCTACGCGCTCTATCTGCCGTCGCGTTACCTGCCACCGCAGGTGCGCGCGTTCGTCGATGCTCTGGTGCGTGAGACGTCACAAGGTCGCAGCAGATAG
- a CDS encoding OsmC family peroxiredoxin produces MKRSANAKWEGSIKTGNGTFGVASGAIKGTPYSFKTRFEGTPGANPEELIAAAHASCFSMAVSAQLAERGITPDSIETACEINFENLTLTSSKLTTKVTARGADKSKIEEAAAAAKAGCPISKVLKLEISLELSIVN; encoded by the coding sequence ATGAAGCGCAGCGCCAATGCCAAATGGGAAGGCAGCATCAAGACTGGCAACGGGACGTTCGGGGTCGCGAGCGGAGCGATCAAGGGAACGCCGTACAGCTTCAAGACCCGCTTCGAGGGCACGCCGGGCGCGAACCCCGAGGAGCTCATCGCAGCGGCCCACGCGAGCTGCTTCAGCATGGCCGTCTCGGCCCAGCTGGCCGAGCGGGGCATCACGCCGGACTCGATCGAGACGGCCTGTGAGATCAACTTCGAGAACCTCACGCTCACGAGCAGCAAGCTGACGACGAAGGTGACCGCGCGCGGCGCCGACAAGTCGAAGATCGAAGAGGCGGCGGCTGCGGCCAAGGCTGGCTGCCCGATCTCGAAGGTCCTCAAGCTCGAGATCAGCCTCGAGCTGAGCATCGTCAATTGA
- a CDS encoding DUF1330 domain-containing protein has protein sequence MPKGYWVGRIDIRVPDRYPEYVSAAKPAFDKYGAKFLARGGKFEAAEGTARARNVIIEFESLEAAQACYRSPEYQAAAAIRQEIAQTEVVLVEGV, from the coding sequence ATGCCCAAGGGCTACTGGGTCGGACGCATCGACATCCGCGTGCCGGATCGCTACCCGGAATATGTGTCGGCGGCGAAGCCTGCCTTTGACAAGTACGGCGCGAAGTTCCTCGCGCGCGGCGGCAAGTTCGAAGCCGCGGAGGGGACGGCGCGCGCCCGCAACGTGATCATCGAGTTCGAGAGCCTGGAGGCCGCGCAGGCCTGCTACCGCTCGCCCGAATATCAGGCTGCAGCGGCGATCCGGCAGGAGATCGCTCAGACCGAAGTGGTGCTCGTTGAAGGCGTGTGA
- a CDS encoding metallophosphoesterase yields MLFFGTFVGIYSLVAVGVAPAFVRVLPLFAAFHVAVYINFLALLRPRMRSLAYLSLIGWPAAFFTAGTLFALPWALARGLGFEPWAPWLPYTFAMVGLVQSLVTQRETIELVVVGPKGAAVEPLGRHPQGTERVQRPLRIVQISDPHLGPFMSVARLRRIAERAVQANPDLILLTGDFLTLESQNDPNLLVEALAPLKALPGRVFACHGNHDLEAPEIVARATSENGIRLLIDDAVVRETEAGRVQIVGMNFVFREREAHLARVCAQHPREPNALRIILLHDPGAFKHLPSGEGDLVLSGHTHGGQVGLLSVGLRWTFLRLFVGDRIPDHGFWARGTDRMWVHRGTGHYGFPLRLGVPAEESVLLVHRPRL; encoded by the coding sequence ATGCTGTTCTTCGGGACCTTCGTCGGCATCTACTCGCTGGTCGCTGTCGGCGTGGCGCCCGCATTCGTGCGCGTGCTGCCCCTGTTCGCCGCGTTTCACGTGGCCGTCTACATCAACTTCCTCGCGCTCCTGCGCCCTCGCATGCGCTCGCTCGCGTACCTGTCGCTGATCGGCTGGCCAGCGGCGTTCTTCACTGCGGGCACGCTCTTCGCGCTGCCGTGGGCGTTGGCCCGCGGGCTCGGGTTCGAGCCGTGGGCGCCCTGGCTTCCCTACACGTTCGCGATGGTTGGACTCGTCCAATCGCTCGTCACGCAGCGCGAGACCATTGAACTCGTCGTCGTCGGGCCGAAGGGCGCCGCCGTAGAGCCGTTGGGGCGCCATCCGCAGGGAACCGAGCGTGTGCAGCGTCCGCTGCGAATCGTGCAGATTTCTGATCCGCACCTCGGGCCATTCATGTCGGTCGCGCGGCTGCGGCGAATCGCAGAGCGCGCCGTTCAAGCCAACCCGGATCTCATTCTTCTCACGGGTGACTTCCTGACGCTCGAGTCGCAAAACGATCCGAACCTCCTCGTCGAAGCGCTGGCGCCGCTGAAGGCGCTTCCCGGTCGGGTGTTCGCGTGCCACGGAAATCACGATTTGGAAGCGCCGGAGATCGTCGCGCGCGCGACGAGCGAGAACGGCATTCGGCTGCTCATTGATGACGCGGTGGTGCGCGAGACCGAAGCCGGTCGCGTGCAGATCGTCGGCATGAACTTCGTGTTCCGCGAGCGCGAGGCGCACCTCGCGCGTGTGTGCGCCCAACATCCCCGCGAGCCGAACGCGCTCCGCATCATCCTTCTGCACGACCCGGGCGCGTTCAAACATCTCCCGAGCGGCGAAGGCGATCTGGTCCTCTCGGGACACACGCACGGCGGCCAGGTGGGCCTGCTCAGCGTCGGGCTGCGCTGGACGTTTCTTCGACTCTTCGTGGGCGATCGAATCCCCGACCACGGCTTCTGGGCGCGCGGCACGGATCGAATGTGGGTGCATCGCGGAACCGGACACTATGGATTTCCACTTCGCCTCGGCGTGCCGGCCGAGGAGAGCGTGCTCCTCGTTCATCGGCCACGGCTCTGA
- a CDS encoding SAM-dependent methyltransferase: MLTLASVVWSTLRFDISPMPSSAQARRAILSWIPADTTGEIYELGAGWGSLAFPIARQCPRAHIIALEGSPVPYLVCWLRKLLRPAPNLTLRFGDFSEVDLTQASGVVTYLWTGGMAQLGSKLSALKSGSWVISSTFAWRGREATDERTLDDLWRTKIYRYVL, encoded by the coding sequence TTGCTGACCCTCGCTTCGGTGGTGTGGAGCACGCTGCGCTTTGACATCTCGCCGATGCCCTCGAGCGCGCAAGCGCGCCGCGCGATTCTGAGCTGGATTCCCGCGGACACCACCGGGGAGATCTACGAGCTCGGCGCCGGCTGGGGCTCGCTGGCATTTCCCATCGCGCGACAGTGCCCGCGCGCGCACATCATTGCGTTGGAAGGCTCGCCGGTTCCGTACTTGGTTTGTTGGCTGCGGAAGCTGCTGCGGCCTGCGCCGAATCTGACCTTGCGCTTCGGTGACTTCTCCGAGGTCGACCTCACGCAAGCGAGCGGCGTGGTCACCTACTTGTGGACGGGCGGGATGGCGCAGCTCGGTTCCAAGTTGAGCGCGCTGAAATCCGGGAGCTGGGTCATCAGCTCCACGTTCGCGTGGCGGGGAAGGGAAGCGACCGACGAACGGACGCTCGACGATCTCTGGCGCACAAAGATCTACCGCTACGTCCTATGA
- a CDS encoding YceI family protein → MRLSVLAAITLASVPACTSRDTAKPTSPSVEQDLPSVPVPAVPQVSKWELDPENSSVSFVCRHVLTNVRGMFAKPSGTVTLDEAAPANSKINATIDVNGISTGVEERDTHLKSADFFEAAKFPTINFFSTSFSKSSATSYSVTGNLTMHGVTKPVTLAITAPPPFNHAGGIRRGIEATTSVNRKEFGINWDYPGEAAGVVVGDNIKITIDAELVLQP, encoded by the coding sequence ATGCGCCTTTCGGTGCTCGCTGCGATCACGCTGGCCTCCGTTCCTGCCTGCACCTCGCGGGACACGGCGAAGCCAACCTCGCCTTCCGTCGAGCAGGACCTGCCATCGGTTCCCGTGCCTGCCGTGCCCCAGGTCTCGAAGTGGGAGCTCGATCCGGAGAACTCCTCGGTGTCATTCGTCTGCAGGCACGTCTTGACGAACGTGCGCGGCATGTTCGCGAAGCCGTCCGGAACCGTCACGCTGGATGAGGCCGCGCCCGCCAATTCGAAGATCAACGCGACGATTGACGTGAACGGGATCTCGACCGGCGTCGAGGAGCGCGACACGCACCTCAAGAGCGCGGACTTCTTCGAAGCGGCCAAGTTCCCAACCATCAACTTTTTCTCGACCAGCTTCAGCAAATCGAGCGCTACTTCCTACTCAGTAACCGGCAATCTGACGATGCACGGCGTGACCAAGCCGGTGACGCTCGCGATCACCGCGCCGCCTCCGTTCAACCATGCCGGGGGAATCCGCCGCGGCATCGAGGCCACCACGTCGGTGAATCGGAAGGAGTTCGGCATCAACTGGGACTACCCGGGCGAGGCCGCGGGCGTCGTCGTGGGAGACAACATCAAGATCACCATCGACGCTGAGCTGGTGCTTCAGCCGTAA